In Syntrophorhabdus sp., the DNA window TCCTCGATCTCGGGGAACCTTCTCTTCCAGTGGTCTTGTGGCGGCTTCTCGTCCTTTCTGCTCATGCCGCGCCTGTTGTTGAGCGCCCTGTGCAGGTTGCGGCTCCTGTTGACTATCTTCTTCAGCGCCGTCTCGTCGAGGTCGAGACCCGTCGCCGCCGAGATTATCCTCGGGTAGTTGTGTATATGATAGGGAGGCTTCAAACAGAAGGATGACATGCCGGCGCAGACACAGCAGGCGTCATCGATATTGTGGAGCATCTCCATCCAGTCCACGATTTGGCAGCACATATCGGTCGTCGGGAAATAAGGTATCGCCTTTTCTCCGCGTGGCTCCCATTCGAGAAGCCACTGCTTCCAGCTCTCGTCGGGAATCTGCGGCCAATCCTTCACGAAGGCCTCTCTCTGCTCCATCGTCGGGAAGGCGCCCTGAGGCCAGTTCCCCTCGATCTGGGTGATGCTTATCTTTTCGTTCGTCGTATACATGAGGTAATACAGGGGATCCATCGTGCCGAGCTTGAGAGGAAGCTGTTCGTGTTTCTTGATCGTGTTGTGGTCGAACGCCTCCGCGCCGTTGCCGATCGCTCTGGCCGCTTTGTAGACACCGTCCGCCAGTACATCGCCGATGCCTTCCCGATGAGCGACCCTGTCGAGGAGCCAGAGGAACCTTCCTTCTTTGTCCGTGGGACACGTCGGCCACGTCGGGCCCGCCTTGAGGTCCTTCTCGGTGATGATGCCCGCTTCGATGAGCTCCACGGCAAAGGCCAGGATCTGCGGGGTCGAGAACGAGTCAACACCGTATTCCGTCGCCCGCTGCAGCGTTTTCCAGGCGAAGTCCATGCTGTCCACGTATGACGCCATCATGTATGTCAGTTTGCCAAAACACTTGGCCATGTACCGCGGGGTGTCCTTGTAGGAGATCAGCGCGCCACAGTGCTGGGGACAGTTGAAGCAGCTTATCAGCCGCTTGATGCCTTCCCTCTGCACCCTCGGGAACTCTTCGTCTATCTTCTCATCCCAGAAACCTCTCCTGCGGGTACGCGCGTTGCCCCACATGAAATTCTCGGTGTGCCATTTCTCGTCTGTGTGCACCATTTCCTGCGGTGAGCCGATACCGGAGAGGATCGTCATGACGTCCGGGATCGGGTTCTCATTCCGGAAGTCGATGTAGGCCATCATGTCCTTCATTTCCTTCATGAAGGCTTCGCCGTTATAGAGGTTGATGTCCTTTGTGCCCCGGACCGCCACCGCCTTTATCTTCTTGTCGCCAAAAACGGCACCTCCGCCCAGACGGCTGGCGCTGGAACGGCCCTGCTCGATGGAGGCGGTGAAGCACCTGTTCTCCCCGGCCACACCGATGGCCGCCACCTGCGCGTTGGGCTGGTTCAGCTCCATGCGGATGAGGTCCTGCGTCTCAAGGGCGCCCCTGCCGACGAGGTGGGTGGCATCGCGGATCTCCACCGTGTCGTTGTTGATCCAGATGTAGACCCATTTCGGGGACTTGTTGTGGAGGATGACCTTGTCGTAGCCTGCGTACTTCAGCTCCGCCGAGAAGAACCCCCCCATCATCGGGTACGCCAGAAGGTCAGTCTCTGGCGAATAGAAGGTGATGACGGTGCGGTTCGCGCTGAAGGCCGGAGTGGCATTGAGCACTCCGGAGCTAATCACCAGCATGTTCTCATCGTCGAAAGGCTTCACATCCGCAGGAACCCTGTCCCAATGGAGCTTCACGCTCGTGCCGAGGCCTCCCAGGTGGGTTTCCATCATCTTTGGATCTGTTTCCACCCGTTCGATGTTTCCCGTTGCCAGATCGATTTCTAAATTGTACCCTGTTTCTCCATATCTCATTTTTGGCTCCTACTCCTCTAATATCTCCGAAGCTCGCCTTGAACCGCTTCGTGAACTTGTGTATTATATCACAAGCTCCCCTCGTGTCAAGGAAAATACGGACCTTTTTGCCCCATCCACCACCATGGAAAACCACCACGATGCATGCCTCTGCAATGCCTTGGGTTTTGACCCATCGGAAGGTCGCTTTTCAGCGGTCCTCAAGGCGGGTGAAGCGTGGAAAAGGGTACCATAAAAGGATGGGAATTGAAAGGCATAAGGGGGGAAGAGCGGCGGGACCGTGACGTGACGGACAACGCGCGAACAAACCGGATGACCGGGGGACTGTCCCGGCAGGTCCACAGGGAAATATGGACAAGGCCGGTTAAATCCAATATTATATAACGAGATTGTTGAAAAGATCTCCGGAGTGAACCATATGAAGAGTGCAAACCTGACAGTATCCGTAGAGGAGGCCCTGAGGATCGTCCTCGACTCTGTCCGCCCCCTGGGCAGTGAAAGGATCTCGATCATGGAAGCGTCGAATCGCGTCCTTTACGATGATGTCGTCGCGGACACGAACGTGCCTCCCCTCGACGACTCCGGCATGGACGGCTACGCGATAATCGCCGCGGACACCCTCGGGGCGTCGAAGGACCACCCCGCCCGGCTTCAGGTCGTCGGAGAGGTACAGGCGGGCGCGTCGGGAGAGAGCAAAGAGGTCACGAAGGGATCGGCGATCCGGATCATGACGGGAGCCCCCATACCGAAAGGGGCGGATTCCGTCATCCAGGTTGAGGATACAAAGGAAGAAGGCGGGTATGTCAGGGTGTTTCGTGAAACGGCCCCATCCGAGAACATCCGGTTTACCGGGGAGAGCATCGCGACGGGCGACATCATTCTCAGGAAAGGCGACCGCCTCAGTTCGGCCAAGGTGGGAATCCTCGCATCCCTCAACCATAACGCGGTGTTCGTGTACAGGCAACCCACCGTGTCGATCATCTCCACCGGCAATGAGCTCGCGGACATAGGCGAAGACATGCGGTTCGGCCAGATCAGGAACGTCAATGCCTACACCCTGCACGCCGAGGTGGGCAAATACGGCGGCCTTCCCCACTACCTCGGCATAGTGAAGGACACCATGGCGGACACGAGGGAGATATTCCTGAAGGCCCTGGAATCGGACGTCGTTATCTCCACGGGCGGCGTGTCCATGGGGAAATACGATTTCGTGAAGGACATCTTTGCCGACCTCGGTATCGATATCCTTTTCGAATGGGTGAAAGTCAAGCCCGGCAGACCCTGCACCTTCGGAAAAAAGGGGGACAGACTCATCTTCGGGCTTCCGGGAAACCCCGTCTCCACCATGACATCCTTCATTCAGTTCGTCCGTCCCGCGCTCCTTAAGCTCATGGGCGCGACAAGGATCAACAAACCTGTCGTGAACGCCGTCCTCGACGAAGGCATAGAGAAACCGGCAGGGAAGGTATTTCTCCTGCGCGGCCATTTCACCATCAGGCCCGACGACCTCCACGTGGTCACCACGGGCAACCAGAAATCGTCTGTGCTGCGCTCCATGAGCGAGGCGAACTGCCTCATAGTGATCCCCGAGCACACCACCCGGGTGAAGGCGGGGGAACGCGTCGCCATCCAGCTCATCGACCACGACGAGCTATGAGCTAATTCCCCGTCCCCGACGGCTCCCCTTTCAGGCTCTCGATGTATCTCAACCTCGGTATGATCTCCCTGTGCACATCACAGAGGACCGATCTCCCAATCGTACTGTCGAAAAACATCCTCTTGTCGTTCGGGCAGCCGGCGTGACAGGCGGTCCTCGATTCGCATGCCCTGCATTCGTCGGGCAGGTCGGGCCGCCTGATATCATAGTGAAAATCATAGACCTGCAGCTTTGCCAGGGGATTCGGATCGTAGATGGTCCCCGATTTGAACGTATGGTTCCTTATGCAGGGTCCTATCGTCCCATCGGGGAAGACCGTCGCCATCCTCTTCCCGCAGGGATAGGGGGAGGACTCGAGGTCCCAGGCGGGAATGAGGAAATCGAGGAGGAAAGTGGTGTGAACATCATAGCCCCTGACAGCGTAATCCTCCAGCATATCGCACAGCTCGTGGTATCGCTCGAGGAGCGTCTTCCTGTACCGGGGGTCCATCCCCCAGTACATGTTCCTGTAATACCTGAGACGATACCCGCTTTTTATCCCGAACCTTGTTATGTCCAGCACCCTTTCCAGGTTGTATTCATCAAGGGTGGCGATGATGGTCTGGTTGATAACGTTCGACCTTTCCCCGATCACCTTCATACGCCTGGCCAGCTCTTCGATGGGGATATCGGTGATGTTCGTCGAGATCCACTGGATATCCTCGAGGTCGTCCCAGTTCACGGAATCCACAAGATCGGCGTTGGTGCAGACCATCCCCTGCATGCCGTCCGTGTTCCGGTACACGGTGTCCATCACCTTCTTTATCCTGTCCGTCCTCAGGAGAGGTTCCCCGCCGAGGAAGACAACGATGTTCACCTTCGTGCGGTTGATCCTCCAGACCTCAGGGATCCATTCCAGGAGCCTTGCGAAAGTCCTGTCGTCCATTTCCACGCTGTTGTCGTAGCCGACCTGGTTGAAGGCATAGCAGTATTCACAGGTCCTGGTGCATCTGTATGACAGGAAGAGGATGAACCAGAACAGGGGGAATTTCTCCCAGCCGCCGTGGCCTTTCGTTCTGTCGTCTTCGAAAGCATACATCCTGTGGAGCTTCCTCGTGTGTTCCGTCTCTTTTCTCACAATCGATCCGCCTTTTTTGACAGCCTCGAATATTTATAGGAAAAAGGCCGGTGGAAGTCAACGGGCCATCCGGGAGGATGGGGAAAAGGGGCAGGGACCAGGCGGCGGGAAGTCCTATGTCAACAACTGGATGGAGATCACCGAGCCTTGCGCCAGGTGGTCCCGACCTTCTGGTATGGATGCCACCGCGGTGGCCCTGGCTATGGAATCAAGGCGGCTGCGTTTCTCCATGGGATGGAAGACAGGCAGGTCTTCCGTCTCTTCGACGGTCCCGAAGAAAAAGTCCGTCCAGCCCACGTTGCCCTCCGCGACCCCCGCGGCGAGCCTCGCCTTCGTACGGGGCAGGCCGGGTTCCGCGTGGCCGGAAAGGCGCATGAGGCCCGGCCAGGCGATCTGCAGGAAGGCCATGAAGTTGGAGGGCGGTCCTCCCGGCAGGACGAACACGGGCTTGCCGGCCAGGATACCCAGGCCCACGGCCTTGCCCGGTCCCATCCGGATCTGGTGGAATATCTTCCTCCAGCCCATCCGCTCAAGGACATCCGCCACCAGGTCCCGATCTCCCTTCCACGCCCCGCCGCTCGTGATGAGGACATCGGTCCCCGAGGACATCTTCGTGAAGATGTCAAGTATCGAATCGGGATCGTCCTTGACGACGGCCATGCGTGATGTCAGGCCGGACCTCATGCACCATCCCGCCAGGGTGACGATATTGCTCGCGTAAAGCCTGTCCTCGGCAAGGGGCTCACCGGGCTCGACGATCTCGTCGCCGGTGCCGATGATCCCCACCACGGGACTTGAGAAGACAGGGACTTTGCTGAGACCGGCAGCAGCCAGGAAACCAGCGGCT includes these proteins:
- a CDS encoding SPASM domain-containing protein, translated to MRKETEHTRKLHRMYAFEDDRTKGHGGWEKFPLFWFILFLSYRCTRTCEYCYAFNQVGYDNSVEMDDRTFARLLEWIPEVWRINRTKVNIVVFLGGEPLLRTDRIKKVMDTVYRNTDGMQGMVCTNADLVDSVNWDDLEDIQWISTNITDIPIEELARRMKVIGERSNVINQTIIATLDEYNLERVLDITRFGIKSGYRLRYYRNMYWGMDPRYRKTLLERYHELCDMLEDYAVRGYDVHTTFLLDFLIPAWDLESSPYPCGKRMATVFPDGTIGPCIRNHTFKSGTIYDPNPLAKLQVYDFHYDIRRPDLPDECRACESRTACHAGCPNDKRMFFDSTIGRSVLCDVHREIIPRLRYIESLKGEPSGTGN
- a CDS encoding aldehyde dehydrogenase, which gives rise to MRYGETGYNLEIDLATGNIERVETDPKMMETHLGGLGTSVKLHWDRVPADVKPFDDENMLVISSGVLNATPAFSANRTVITFYSPETDLLAYPMMGGFFSAELKYAGYDKVILHNKSPKWVYIWINNDTVEIRDATHLVGRGALETQDLIRMELNQPNAQVAAIGVAGENRCFTASIEQGRSSASRLGGGAVFGDKKIKAVAVRGTKDINLYNGEAFMKEMKDMMAYIDFRNENPIPDVMTILSGIGSPQEMVHTDEKWHTENFMWGNARTRRRGFWDEKIDEEFPRVQREGIKRLISCFNCPQHCGALISYKDTPRYMAKCFGKLTYMMASYVDSMDFAWKTLQRATEYGVDSFSTPQILAFAVELIEAGIITEKDLKAGPTWPTCPTDKEGRFLWLLDRVAHREGIGDVLADGVYKAARAIGNGAEAFDHNTIKKHEQLPLKLGTMDPLYYLMYTTNEKISITQIEGNWPQGAFPTMEQREAFVKDWPQIPDESWKQWLLEWEPRGEKAIPYFPTTDMCCQIVDWMEMLHNIDDACCVCAGMSSFCLKPPYHIHNYPRIISAATGLDLDETALKKIVNRSRNLHRALNNRRGMSRKDEKPPQDHWKRRFPEIE
- a CDS encoding molybdopterin molybdotransferase MoeA, whose amino-acid sequence is MKSANLTVSVEEALRIVLDSVRPLGSERISIMEASNRVLYDDVVADTNVPPLDDSGMDGYAIIAADTLGASKDHPARLQVVGEVQAGASGESKEVTKGSAIRIMTGAPIPKGADSVIQVEDTKEEGGYVRVFRETAPSENIRFTGESIATGDIILRKGDRLSSAKVGILASLNHNAVFVYRQPTVSIISTGNELADIGEDMRFGQIRNVNAYTLHAEVGKYGGLPHYLGIVKDTMADTREIFLKALESDVVISTGGVSMGKYDFVKDIFADLGIDILFEWVKVKPGRPCTFGKKGDRLIFGLPGNPVSTMTSFIQFVRPALLKLMGATRINKPVVNAVLDEGIEKPAGKVFLLRGHFTIRPDDLHVVTTGNQKSSVLRSMSEANCLIVIPEHTTRVKAGERVAIQLIDHDEL
- a CDS encoding molybdopterin molybdotransferase MoeA, which produces MKSMSLGFEEALRLTLEAIDPLPAENVGLLDCVGRVAASDLYALVDSPSSDVSRKDGYAVLYSEVRDAATRPVHLTLAGSAAAGAARNITLTEGTTVRVLTGARVPLGADAVVAEEYCMADGSDILIGAPPVEPDRNILPRGRDVRAGQLLLEAGRRVSPAAAGFLAAAGLSKVPVFSSPVVGIIGTGDEIVEPGEPLAEDRLYASNIVTLAGWCMRSGLTSRMAVVKDDPDSILDIFTKMSSGTDVLITSGGAWKGDRDLVADVLERMGWRKIFHQIRMGPGKAVGLGILAGKPVFVLPGGPPSNFMAFLQIAWPGLMRLSGHAEPGLPRTKARLAAGVAEGNVGWTDFFFGTVEETEDLPVFHPMEKRSRLDSIARATAVASIPEGRDHLAQGSVISIQLLT